In Deltaproteobacteria bacterium, a single genomic region encodes these proteins:
- a CDS encoding OmpH family outer membrane protein has product MKTRVMLSVLGLLCLAATAAWPADKPLIAYADLQKALNESDAGIKAIEDLQKEAKELEAELNSQQAELKKLKEEIDSKRAIWNAETLDARQREFQVKSQEFQGKYMQYNERLNKKRQETEASIINDLREIVEELAEKEGYAYVLEKSMGGILVAPADADITGRVIELYNERFKEKEGK; this is encoded by the coding sequence ATGAAGACGAGGGTGATGCTGTCTGTTTTGGGTCTTTTGTGTCTCGCGGCGACGGCGGCCTGGCCGGCCGACAAGCCGCTCATCGCCTACGCCGACCTCCAGAAGGCGCTCAACGAGTCGGACGCCGGCATCAAGGCCATCGAGGACCTCCAGAAGGAGGCCAAGGAGCTCGAGGCCGAGCTCAACAGCCAGCAGGCCGAGCTCAAGAAACTCAAGGAGGAGATCGACAGCAAGCGCGCCATCTGGAACGCCGAGACCCTGGACGCAAGGCAGCGCGAGTTCCAGGTGAAGAGCCAGGAGTTCCAGGGCAAGTACATGCAGTACAACGAAAGGCTCAACAAGAAGCGCCAGGAGACGGAGGCGAGCATCATAAACGACCTGCGCGAGATAGTGGAGGAGCTGGCCGAGAAGGAGGGCTACGCCTACGTGCTGGAGAAGTCCATGGGCGGCATCCTCGTGGCCCCGGCCGACGCCGACATAACGGGCAGGGTCATAGAGCTCTACAACGAGCGCTTCAAGGAAAAGGAAGGCAAGTAA
- a CDS encoding Gfo/Idh/MocA family oxidoreductase, which produces MKKLRAAVIGAGYLGRFHARKYGELDGVELVGVADIDGERAAEVAAMTGAEPFEDYRDLLGRVDAVSIVTPTQTHYPIALDFLRNGVDVLVEKPMTVTVDEADRLIDEADRAGRVLQVGHLERFNGAVVSLEGRVDNPMFIESHRLSPFPDRGTDVDVVLDLMIHDIDIILNLVDSEVEWVDAVGVPVISTHVDIANARIRFGNGCVANVTASRISKERMRRIRLFQWDAYMAIDYASQHISVFRRTASGPDGPPTIAEEVLDIEKTDALAEEIRAFVRSCAEGTAPVVSGRDGRRALEVAVRIQESVRRSMTLLEEHIRKGGIPL; this is translated from the coding sequence ATGAAGAAGCTTAGGGCGGCCGTCATAGGGGCGGGCTATCTCGGCAGGTTTCACGCCCGCAAGTACGGCGAGCTCGACGGCGTGGAGCTCGTCGGCGTGGCGGACATCGACGGCGAGAGGGCGGCCGAGGTGGCGGCCATGACCGGCGCCGAGCCCTTCGAGGACTACCGCGACCTCCTCGGCAGGGTGGACGCCGTCAGCATAGTCACGCCCACCCAGACCCATTACCCCATAGCCCTCGACTTCCTCAGAAACGGCGTGGACGTGCTCGTGGAAAAGCCCATGACCGTGACCGTGGACGAGGCGGACCGTCTCATCGACGAGGCCGACAGGGCCGGGCGCGTGCTCCAGGTGGGGCACCTCGAGCGCTTCAACGGCGCCGTCGTCTCCCTGGAGGGGAGGGTGGACAACCCCATGTTCATCGAGAGCCACCGTCTATCCCCCTTTCCCGACAGGGGGACCGACGTGGACGTGGTCCTCGACCTGATGATACACGACATAGACATCATATTGAACCTCGTGGACTCGGAGGTCGAGTGGGTCGACGCCGTGGGCGTGCCGGTCATCTCCACGCACGTGGACATAGCCAACGCCCGCATAAGGTTCGGCAACGGCTGTGTGGCCAACGTGACGGCGAGCCGCATCTCAAAGGAGAGGATGCGCAGGATAAGGCTCTTCCAGTGGGACGCCTACATGGCCATAGACTATGCCTCCCAGCACATCTCGGTCTTCAGGCGCACGGCCTCCGGGCCGGACGGGCCGCCGACGATAGCCGAGGAGGTGCTCGACATCGAGAAGACCGACGCCCTGGCCGAGGAGATCAGGGCCTTCGTGCGAAGCTGCGCCGAGGGGACCGCGCCCGTGGTGTCGGGCAGGGACGGCCGGAGGGCCCTCGAGGTGGCCGTGAGGATCCAGGAATCGGTGCGGCGCTCCATGACGCTTCTCGAGGAGCACATAAGGAAGGGCGGGATACCGCTCTGA
- the fabZ gene encoding 3-hydroxyacyl-ACP dehydratase FabZ, which produces MIDVKEIQEIIPHRYPFLLIDRIVELEEGRCARGVKNVTINEPFFQGHFPGHPVMPGVLIVEAMAQVGGVLAFRSAGVSGKVVYFMGIDRARFRRPVVPGDRLDLELEVKKVRGPVWVFSGRAMVEGAVAAEAELMATIVERTGEDE; this is translated from the coding sequence ATGATAGACGTAAAGGAGATACAGGAGATAATACCGCACCGCTATCCCTTTCTTCTTATCGACAGGATAGTGGAGCTCGAGGAGGGCAGGTGCGCCAGGGGCGTAAAGAACGTGACCATAAACGAGCCGTTCTTCCAGGGGCACTTCCCCGGTCATCCCGTCATGCCGGGCGTGCTGATCGTCGAGGCCATGGCCCAGGTCGGCGGGGTGCTCGCCTTCCGCTCGGCCGGCGTGTCGGGCAAGGTCGTCTACTTCATGGGCATAGACAGGGCGAGGTTCAGAAGGCCCGTGGTCCCGGGCGACAGGCTCGACCTCGAGCTCGAGGTGAAGAAGGTCCGCGGTCCGGTCTGGGTCTTCAGCGGCAGGGCCATGGTGGAGGGCGCCGTGGCGGCCGAGGCCGAGCTCATGGCCACCATCGTCGAAAGGACCGGTGAAGATGAGTGA
- the bamA gene encoding outer membrane protein assembly factor BamA: protein MIALLVQGVPARSADIRVLVLPFDMHSAGDISQARRDLMETVASSLKALGAEIAGLDEVRRLVVDKGVERFDEETALSIASRVEADFAVLGSLTELSGRLSADWRVLDLKEGVLTAHYFRSAGSLRELLRKVDETMHHVYVHMKTELARRPVEKEGLIEQVTVSGNRRVDGEAILSRVSSRPGEPFSQDKVREDIKSIFGMGYFDDVAADLSDGRKGKVLTFIVREMPFIKRVEFTGNKELRDEKIRETLTIRENTVLDRVLLRENADKIKALYAEEGFFLAQVEPEVQTDGLDATVTFRIREGDEVRVRRISFIGNEVFTDDELKAVMNTKEYWVFSPLTDAGRFKDLYFQNDLLLIMKHYFDNGYVEADITDHSVLLSEDKRWFYITIAVTEGEQYTIGDVEVSGDLLTGIAELKKMLLVKPGEVFNRSRLASGINAVTDFYGDKGYANVEITPRTRLRRDKKLVDIKVEIRKNELVYFERIEITGNVKTRDKVIRRELEFKEGQLYTSTGIKRSKNNLKRLGYFEDVQIIESMGSSTHRKNVTVKVKEMPTGSISAGVGYSSIDKVIGTASISQSNFLGTGLKLNVMGTVSASSSRYMIGLTEPWLFDKPISAGFDIYNLRREYPDFSQERKGFEVRLGFPLYKLVTRGLVSYRLEEVKIFDVSPFASYFISSQQGSSTVSSVRGLVRHDTRDDAFFPTEGTVITVSTEVAGGPFGGDTNYIKYAADAVRFFPLPWDTVFSIRGSVGHLQGYGGKSAPLYERYFLGGINSLRGFQTRSVGPRDPRTNEILGGDTMLVVNVEYLFPFFSQKTMKGLVFFDTGNSYDGGIDFGDLKMSAGTGIRWFSPLGPLRLEWGFNLAPKAGEKASQWEFAVGTAF from the coding sequence GTGATTGCGCTCCTCGTGCAGGGCGTTCCGGCCCGTTCGGCGGACATAAGGGTGCTGGTGCTGCCCTTTGACATGCACTCGGCCGGCGACATCTCGCAGGCCCGCAGGGACCTCATGGAGACGGTCGCCTCTTCGCTCAAGGCCCTGGGGGCCGAGATAGCGGGGCTCGACGAGGTGAGAAGACTCGTCGTCGACAAGGGGGTGGAGCGCTTCGACGAGGAGACGGCGCTCTCCATAGCCTCGCGCGTGGAGGCCGACTTCGCCGTCCTCGGCTCGCTGACCGAGCTCTCGGGCAGGCTCTCGGCCGACTGGCGGGTGCTCGACCTGAAAGAGGGGGTCCTGACGGCACACTACTTCCGCAGCGCCGGCTCGCTGCGCGAGCTCTTGCGCAAGGTCGACGAGACGATGCACCACGTCTACGTCCACATGAAGACCGAGCTTGCGAGAAGGCCCGTCGAGAAGGAGGGGCTCATCGAGCAGGTGACCGTGTCGGGCAACAGGCGGGTCGACGGCGAGGCCATCCTTTCGAGGGTCTCGAGCCGCCCGGGCGAGCCCTTTTCGCAGGACAAGGTCCGCGAGGACATAAAGAGCATCTTCGGCATGGGCTACTTCGACGACGTGGCCGCCGACCTCTCCGACGGACGCAAGGGCAAGGTCCTGACCTTCATCGTCCGGGAGATGCCCTTCATCAAGAGGGTGGAGTTCACGGGTAACAAGGAGCTCAGGGACGAGAAGATCAGGGAGACGCTGACGATCAGGGAGAACACCGTGCTCGACAGGGTGCTGCTGCGCGAGAACGCCGACAAGATAAAGGCCCTCTACGCCGAGGAGGGCTTTTTTCTCGCCCAGGTGGAGCCCGAGGTGCAGACCGACGGCCTCGACGCCACCGTCACCTTCAGGATAAGGGAGGGCGACGAGGTCCGGGTGCGCCGCATAAGCTTCATAGGCAACGAGGTCTTCACCGACGATGAACTCAAGGCGGTGATGAACACCAAGGAGTACTGGGTCTTCTCGCCGCTTACCGACGCCGGCAGGTTCAAGGACCTCTACTTCCAGAACGACCTGCTGCTCATCATGAAGCACTACTTCGACAACGGCTACGTGGAGGCCGACATAACGGACCACTCCGTGCTTCTGAGCGAGGACAAGCGCTGGTTCTACATAACCATAGCCGTCACCGAGGGGGAGCAGTACACCATAGGCGACGTCGAGGTGAGCGGCGACCTCCTCACCGGCATAGCGGAGCTCAAGAAGATGCTTCTGGTGAAGCCCGGCGAGGTCTTCAACCGCAGCAGGCTCGCCAGCGGCATAAACGCCGTCACCGACTTCTACGGCGACAAGGGCTACGCCAACGTGGAGATAACGCCCAGGACCAGGCTCAGAAGAGACAAGAAGCTCGTGGACATCAAGGTGGAGATAAGGAAAAACGAGCTCGTCTACTTCGAGCGCATAGAGATAACGGGCAACGTCAAGACGCGCGACAAGGTGATCCGCCGGGAGCTCGAGTTCAAGGAGGGCCAGCTCTACACCTCCACCGGCATAAAGAGGAGCAAGAACAACCTGAAACGCCTCGGTTACTTCGAGGACGTGCAGATAATAGAGAGCATGGGCTCGTCGACGCACCGCAAGAACGTGACCGTCAAGGTCAAGGAGATGCCCACGGGCTCCATCTCGGCGGGCGTGGGCTACAGCTCCATCGACAAGGTCATAGGCACGGCGTCGATCTCCCAGTCCAACTTTCTCGGCACGGGCCTCAAGCTCAACGTCATGGGCACGGTGAGCGCCAGCAGCTCGCGCTACATGATCGGGCTCACCGAGCCATGGCTCTTCGACAAGCCCATATCGGCGGGATTCGACATCTACAACCTGCGGCGCGAGTACCCCGACTTCTCGCAGGAGCGCAAGGGCTTCGAGGTGCGCCTGGGCTTCCCGCTCTACAAGCTCGTCACCAGGGGACTCGTCTCCTACAGGCTCGAGGAGGTGAAGATATTCGACGTCTCCCCCTTCGCCTCGTACTTCATATCGAGCCAGCAGGGAAGCAGCACTGTGAGCAGCGTGCGCGGCCTCGTCCGCCACGACACGCGCGACGACGCCTTCTTCCCCACAGAGGGCACGGTCATCACCGTCTCGACCGAGGTGGCCGGCGGTCCCTTCGGCGGAGACACGAACTACATAAAGTACGCGGCCGACGCCGTGCGCTTCTTCCCCCTGCCCTGGGATACGGTCTTCTCCATAAGGGGCTCGGTGGGACACCTCCAGGGCTACGGCGGCAAGAGCGCCCCGCTCTACGAGCGCTACTTCCTGGGCGGCATAAACTCGCTTCGAGGCTTCCAGACGCGAAGCGTCGGTCCCCGCGACCCCCGCACCAACGAGATCCTTGGCGGCGACACCATGCTGGTCGTGAACGTCGAGTACCTCTTCCCCTTCTTCTCGCAGAAGACCATGAAGGGGCTCGTCTTCTTCGACACGGGCAACTCCTACGACGGGGGCATAGATTTCGGGGACCTGAAGATGTCGGCCGGAACGGGCATAAGGTGGTTTTCGCCGCTGGGACCGCTGCGTCTGGAGTGGGGCTTCAACCTGGCGCCCAAGGCCGGCGAGAAGGCGAGCCAGTGGGAGTTCGCCGTGGGTACGGCGTTCTGA
- the lpxD gene encoding UDP-3-O-(3-hydroxymyristoyl)glucosamine N-acyltransferase codes for MAGLSLRELAGLAGGRVVGDGGRVVTAVAPLEEAGPGDIAFVADRRSGERADKARGAALIVEDEAAFPGRDLIVVKNPRLAFARIAARLHPYRRPAPGVHPRAWVHEGARLGRNVSVGPFASIDEGAVIGDDVVIGAAVCVGRDAVVGAGSIIHANVSIREEVRIGERVVIHCNSVVGSDGFGYATEDGRHHKIPQVGTVRIEDDVEIGACVTVDRATMGETVIGAGTKIDNLVQVAHNVRIGRNAIIVSQAGIAGSTKIGDGVVLAGQVGVVGHVEIGDGAVVGAQSGVAGDLEAGGVYMGSPAIEQGRWLRAAMLLPRLPELRKRVSELERRLEELERESAGSPGEEEG; via the coding sequence TTGGCCGGCCTTTCGCTCAGGGAGCTCGCCGGGCTTGCCGGAGGCCGTGTGGTCGGCGACGGCGGCAGGGTCGTGACCGCCGTGGCCCCCCTCGAGGAGGCCGGGCCGGGGGATATCGCCTTCGTCGCGGACAGGCGTTCCGGGGAGCGGGCGGACAAGGCCCGCGGCGCGGCCCTCATAGTGGAGGATGAAGCGGCCTTTCCGGGCCGCGACCTCATCGTGGTGAAGAACCCGAGGCTCGCCTTCGCCCGCATCGCGGCGCGGCTTCATCCATACCGCCGGCCTGCTCCGGGCGTCCATCCCCGCGCCTGGGTCCACGAGGGGGCGAGGCTCGGCCGCAACGTCTCGGTAGGCCCCTTCGCCTCCATCGACGAAGGCGCCGTCATAGGCGACGACGTGGTCATCGGCGCCGCCGTATGCGTGGGCAGGGACGCCGTCGTCGGCGCGGGGTCGATCATCCACGCCAACGTCTCCATCAGGGAAGAGGTGAGGATCGGCGAGCGCGTCGTCATCCACTGCAACTCGGTCGTCGGAAGCGACGGCTTCGGCTACGCCACAGAGGACGGGCGGCACCACAAGATCCCCCAGGTGGGGACGGTGCGCATAGAGGACGACGTGGAGATAGGGGCCTGCGTCACCGTGGACAGGGCGACGATGGGCGAGACCGTCATAGGGGCCGGCACGAAGATAGACAACCTCGTGCAGGTGGCGCACAATGTAAGGATCGGACGCAACGCCATAATCGTCTCGCAGGCAGGCATCGCCGGTTCGACGAAGATAGGCGACGGCGTTGTGCTGGCCGGCCAGGTCGGCGTGGTGGGCCACGTGGAGATAGGCGACGGCGCCGTGGTGGGGGCGCAGTCGGGCGTGGCCGGCGACCTCGAGGCCGGAGGGGTCTACATGGGCAGTCCCGCCATCGAGCAGGGGCGGTGGCTGCGCGCCGCCATGCTCTTGCCGAGGCTGCCGGAGCTGCGCAAGAGGGTCTCGGAGCTGGAAAGGCGGCTCGAAGAGCTCGAAAGGGAGTCGGCCGGTTCCCCCGGGGAAGAGGAGGGGTGA
- a CDS encoding acyl-ACP--UDP-N-acetylglucosamine O-acyltransferase, which translates to MSESAAEVKVDPTAVVHPSAELDSGVEIGPYCVIGEDVRIGRNTRLGPYVNIDRWTTIGENNEIFQYVSIAAPPQDLTYRGERTDVIIGDGNVIREFVTIHRATTKEAMRTVIGSNNFLMNYVHIAHDCAIGDHVIMANNATLGGHVTIDDHAIVGGLVAVHQFVRIGAYCIIGGASAVSKDVPPYVMAVGNRAHLYGLNSVGLRRAGFSRADISEIKRSYNILFRSSLKLADAMERLRAEMPDSLHAGRYLEFLKGSKRGVTRERLHRRPEHEEA; encoded by the coding sequence ATGAGTGAGAGCGCAGCGGAGGTGAAGGTAGACCCCACCGCCGTCGTGCACCCCTCGGCCGAGCTCGACAGCGGCGTCGAAATAGGTCCCTACTGCGTCATAGGCGAGGACGTGCGCATCGGCAGGAACACGCGGCTCGGTCCCTATGTGAACATCGACCGGTGGACGACCATAGGTGAGAACAACGAGATCTTCCAGTACGTCTCCATAGCGGCCCCGCCCCAGGACCTCACATACAGGGGGGAGCGCACCGACGTCATCATAGGGGACGGCAACGTCATAAGGGAGTTCGTCACCATACACAGGGCCACGACCAAGGAGGCCATGAGGACGGTCATAGGGAGCAACAACTTCCTCATGAACTACGTCCACATAGCCCACGACTGCGCCATAGGCGACCACGTCATCATGGCCAACAACGCAACGCTTGGCGGGCACGTGACCATCGACGACCACGCCATCGTGGGCGGGCTCGTGGCGGTCCACCAGTTCGTGCGCATCGGGGCCTACTGCATCATAGGCGGCGCCTCGGCCGTGAGCAAGGACGTGCCGCCCTACGTCATGGCCGTGGGCAACAGGGCCCACCTCTACGGACTCAACTCCGTGGGGCTGCGGCGCGCCGGCTTTTCCAGGGCCGACATCTCGGAGATAAAGCGCTCCTACAACATACTCTTCCGCTCGTCTCTCAAGCTCGCCGACGCCATGGAGAGGCTCCGCGCCGAGATGCCCGACTCGCTTCACGCCGGGCGCTACCTCGAGTTCCTCAAGGGCTCCAAGCGCGGCGTAACCCGCGAAAGGCTCCACAGAAGGCCCGAGCATGAAGAAGCTTAG